A window from Natronorubrum aibiense encodes these proteins:
- a CDS encoding acyl-CoA dehydrogenase family protein, which produces MLDFVQLEDDLDQEERMIRDTAREFVEEHVKPDIGEHFENGTFPKELIPMMGELGFYAPNLEGYGSPNVSETAYGLLMQELEAGDSGLRSMASVQGALVMYPIHAYGSKAQKEEWLPKLGQGDAVGCFGLTEPEHGSNPSGMETYAERDDDGYVLNGSKTWITNSPIADVAIVWARDRSSKENPVRGFLVETDRDGVSTNKITEKLSLRASITGEIGLNDVHIPEKNVLPGVSGMKGPLSCLTQARYGIAWGAIGAARDAFEEARQYAKDRKQFGGPIGRFQLQQQKLAEMATQITLAQLLAYRLAELKECGDMQPQHVSMAKRNNVRMARNQSRIAREMLGGNGITTDYSPMRHMANMETVYTYEGTHDIHTLVIGEALTGLQAYQ; this is translated from the coding sequence ATGTTGGATTTCGTTCAACTTGAGGACGACCTCGATCAAGAAGAGCGCATGATCCGGGATACGGCCCGAGAATTCGTTGAAGAACACGTCAAACCCGACATCGGAGAGCATTTCGAGAACGGAACATTCCCTAAAGAACTGATCCCAATGATGGGCGAGCTTGGTTTTTACGCACCCAATCTCGAGGGCTACGGCTCGCCGAACGTCTCAGAGACGGCCTACGGACTATTGATGCAGGAGCTCGAGGCGGGTGATTCAGGACTGCGGTCGATGGCCTCAGTGCAGGGCGCGCTCGTGATGTACCCGATCCACGCCTATGGCTCGAAGGCACAGAAAGAAGAGTGGCTCCCGAAACTCGGACAAGGCGATGCAGTCGGCTGTTTCGGCCTCACGGAGCCGGAACACGGCTCGAATCCATCAGGGATGGAGACCTACGCCGAACGTGACGATGACGGCTATGTCCTGAACGGCTCGAAGACGTGGATCACGAACTCCCCCATCGCGGACGTCGCGATCGTCTGGGCACGTGACCGCTCGAGCAAGGAAAATCCAGTTCGGGGATTCCTCGTTGAGACGGATCGAGATGGTGTCTCGACAAACAAGATTACGGAAAAACTGTCGCTCCGAGCGTCGATTACCGGCGAAATCGGGCTGAACGATGTCCACATCCCCGAAAAAAACGTCCTCCCCGGTGTCTCCGGCATGAAAGGGCCACTATCTTGTCTTACACAGGCTCGCTACGGTATTGCGTGGGGCGCCATTGGTGCCGCACGGGACGCCTTTGAAGAAGCTCGCCAGTATGCGAAAGACCGCAAACAGTTTGGTGGCCCGATCGGCCGGTTCCAACTCCAACAACAAAAGCTCGCAGAGATGGCGACCCAGATTACACTCGCACAATTGCTGGCCTACCGTCTGGCAGAGCTGAAAGAGTGTGGGGATATGCAGCCACAGCACGTCTCGATGGCGAAACGTAACAACGTCCGAATGGCCCGCAATCAGTCACGGATCGCTCGCGAAATGCTCGGTGGGAACGGGATTACGACCGACTACTCACCAATGCGCCACATGGCGAACATGGAAACGGTCTACACGTACGAGGGGACTCACGACATCCACACGCTGGTTATTGGCGAAGCGTTGACCGGGCTCCAGGCCTATCAGTAA
- a CDS encoding IclR family transcriptional regulator, whose protein sequence is MNTDRDMGVATTRKTFAILEVLKEEEGLTITEITQRTDLTKSTVYRHLKTLSEMGYVIEQDDGFYIGLRLLEIGEKTRNREAGYTAAKRKVFELGKETDERALFFVEEELDGVYLHRYGSLSETMIGKRRPLHSLASGKVILAEWDDDKVDHYIAEKGLTEYTSNTTTDPDVLYEKLNQIRDQGYAVNNEEYMDGLCGVSVPVYTPDDELLGALGVFGPTSRFKDKYMRNDLVDQLWDKAGEVKVTIAYG, encoded by the coding sequence ATGAACACAGATCGAGATATGGGGGTCGCAACGACCCGGAAGACGTTCGCAATTCTTGAGGTCCTCAAAGAAGAAGAGGGACTCACGATTACTGAAATTACACAGCGAACAGATCTGACTAAGAGTACCGTCTATCGGCACTTGAAGACCCTCTCCGAGATGGGGTACGTGATTGAACAGGACGATGGTTTCTACATCGGTCTACGATTGCTCGAGATCGGTGAAAAAACTCGAAACCGCGAGGCGGGATACACGGCTGCAAAACGCAAAGTGTTCGAACTCGGGAAGGAAACCGACGAGCGAGCGCTATTTTTTGTTGAGGAAGAACTCGATGGTGTCTATCTCCATCGCTACGGCAGTCTGTCGGAGACAATGATTGGTAAGCGCCGACCGCTTCACTCATTGGCGTCAGGTAAAGTCATTCTCGCAGAGTGGGACGACGACAAGGTCGATCATTACATCGCGGAGAAGGGTCTTACTGAATACACATCGAACACAACTACAGATCCCGATGTGCTATACGAAAAGCTAAATCAAATTCGCGATCAGGGATACGCCGTTAACAACGAGGAGTACATGGACGGCCTCTGTGGAGTCTCCGTCCCAGTTTACACGCCCGACGATGAACTACTTGGCGCACTCGGAGTATTCGGACCGACGAGTCGGTTCAAAGACAAGTACATGCGAAACGACCTGGTTGATCAACTATGGGACAAGGCCGGAGAAGTTAAAGTCACCATCGCATACGGATAG
- a CDS encoding MFS transporter — protein MRGALSRRFRAAFVADEEPPLWTRAFLLVCGTQLLAYSSYAAIHPTFAVYLETITHSESLIGVAFGAFTFAAVVARPVAGWLLDRVGRRGVQAIAAVALAGTTFSFTWATVTWVAIGLRVLHGLAWGVSSTATPTIAADVVPSVRQSEGFAYFGIVPNIALMMLPPAGLWIAHRYGFVMQFAGAALLALLVLGPLAALEETTPATRSAGEFYAPEALPAAALVALGSIPVGAIDALLPLYAPTVGLNNAGLFFTVMGGAILLTRAVRGRLPGSIPALLLVSFVCQSAGLALLALAPRLLVINRLPLGLLAGAAVFGVGFALVFPLLQSVAVAATPESKNGSATATILIGMDLGVGLGAIGFGVLGDLVSFASMYTAAAVVSLIGVLATVVVNLEDSTH, from the coding sequence ATGCGTGGCGCGCTATCACGGCGATTCAGGGCAGCGTTCGTCGCCGACGAGGAGCCGCCGCTGTGGACGCGCGCCTTTCTGCTCGTTTGCGGGACACAGCTGCTCGCGTACAGCAGTTACGCTGCGATCCACCCGACGTTCGCGGTCTATCTGGAAACGATTACGCATAGCGAGTCGCTCATCGGCGTAGCCTTCGGCGCGTTCACGTTTGCAGCCGTGGTTGCACGGCCCGTTGCTGGATGGCTGCTCGACCGCGTCGGTCGACGTGGTGTCCAGGCAATAGCTGCCGTCGCACTTGCGGGTACGACTTTCTCGTTCACGTGGGCAACCGTAACCTGGGTCGCGATTGGCCTTCGGGTACTCCACGGGCTAGCCTGGGGTGTCAGCAGTACCGCGACACCGACGATTGCTGCCGACGTGGTACCATCCGTCCGTCAATCCGAAGGGTTCGCGTACTTCGGTATCGTGCCGAACATTGCGCTTATGATGCTGCCACCGGCCGGACTGTGGATAGCACACCGCTACGGGTTCGTGATGCAATTCGCTGGCGCAGCCCTGCTCGCGCTCCTCGTGTTGGGTCCGTTGGCTGCACTCGAGGAGACGACACCGGCGACACGCAGTGCTGGCGAGTTCTACGCGCCGGAGGCGCTCCCAGCCGCCGCTCTGGTTGCGCTCGGGAGCATTCCTGTTGGGGCGATTGACGCACTATTGCCGCTCTATGCTCCCACTGTTGGCCTCAATAATGCTGGCTTGTTCTTTACCGTCATGGGTGGGGCGATTCTCCTTACACGTGCGGTTCGTGGACGGCTCCCAGGCTCGATACCTGCATTGCTCTTGGTATCGTTCGTCTGTCAATCTGCCGGGCTGGCGCTTCTTGCGCTTGCTCCGCGTCTCCTAGTCATCAACCGACTTCCACTTGGCTTGCTGGCAGGGGCAGCAGTATTCGGGGTTGGGTTCGCACTCGTGTTCCCACTGCTACAGAGTGTTGCAGTCGCAGCGACGCCGGAGTCGAAAAACGGGAGTGCGACTGCGACAATCCTGATCGGGATGGATCTGGGAGTGGGTCTCGGCGCGATCGGGTTCGGTGTACTTGGTGATCTGGTCAGCTTCGCATCGATGTACACTGCCGCCGCGGTCGTTTCCCTCATCGGAGTGCTGGCGACCGTTGTGGTCAATCTAGAGGATTCAACGCATTGA
- a CDS encoding IucA/IucC family protein gives MNPNNTTLQDALDSETWETVERRLLTKMLEEFTYEEIITPRKVDVDERATYRFDLGGTSYRFEATERLMDSLHVYGDTIERRDGDEDWTGLTDPLGLLRDLGKTTDLDGLTEGNLVREYKRTLLADAHVEARKQDRDDFDLLDLEYAELEGEMEGHPWITYNKGRLGWGYDDYQAFAPEQKNPVTLSWVAVRKEKATFVATESIDHDSLVQRELGSRYDEFRDRLAVQGLDPDAYYFLPVHDWQWENSIVPLFPDHIAADEIVPLGEGPDEYLPQQSVRTFVNVDDKEKHHVKVPMRILNTLVWRGLPGERTELAPTVTEYIKGIYAQDEFLQDRELILPGEVAGINYDHSEFTDIEGSPYQYHELLGTIWRESIYTFLEDDEEAITLSSLMHVDSEGEPYISQLVAESELTLDEWLAEFFDTVLPPLLHFLYRYGTVFSPHGQNTILVVEDGIPSRLAVKDFVDDVNVSDQPLPELDALADEMHDVLRKEPPEGLCQFIFCGLFVCVLRYVVDLLEEHENYSEERFWTHARKTILDYQSKFPELEERFELFDLLQPEFTKLSLNRNRIFDYGYDDAPGRPHASEHGTVTNPLYEVVADTPESAAEPSPADD, from the coding sequence ATGAATCCGAACAACACAACGCTACAGGACGCACTGGACAGCGAAACATGGGAAACGGTCGAACGCCGCCTTCTCACGAAGATGCTCGAGGAGTTCACATACGAGGAGATCATCACGCCACGAAAAGTCGATGTCGACGAGCGCGCTACCTACCGCTTCGACCTCGGTGGGACGTCGTACCGATTCGAAGCGACAGAGCGGCTGATGGATAGTCTCCACGTCTACGGCGACACTATCGAACGTCGTGACGGGGACGAGGACTGGACCGGACTCACGGATCCGCTCGGACTTCTTCGCGACCTCGGCAAAACCACTGATCTCGACGGACTGACCGAAGGGAACCTCGTCCGTGAGTACAAGCGAACGCTTCTCGCCGATGCTCACGTCGAGGCACGCAAGCAGGACCGCGACGACTTCGACCTGCTGGACCTCGAGTATGCCGAACTCGAAGGCGAAATGGAGGGTCACCCGTGGATCACGTACAACAAGGGCCGTCTCGGCTGGGGGTACGACGACTACCAGGCGTTCGCCCCCGAGCAAAAGAACCCGGTGACGCTCTCCTGGGTCGCTGTCCGCAAAGAGAAGGCCACCTTCGTCGCTACCGAAAGCATCGATCACGACTCGCTCGTCCAGCGCGAGCTTGGGTCCCGCTACGATGAATTCCGCGATCGACTAGCCGTACAGGGGCTCGATCCGGATGCTTACTACTTTCTGCCGGTTCACGACTGGCAGTGGGAGAACAGTATCGTCCCGTTGTTTCCCGATCACATCGCGGCGGACGAAATCGTTCCGCTTGGCGAGGGACCCGACGAGTACCTGCCACAGCAGTCAGTCCGAACCTTCGTCAATGTCGATGACAAGGAGAAACACCACGTGAAAGTGCCGATGCGGATCCTCAACACGCTGGTCTGGCGTGGGCTCCCCGGCGAGCGAACCGAACTCGCTCCGACCGTCACCGAGTATATCAAGGGAATCTATGCGCAGGACGAGTTCCTGCAAGATCGAGAACTCATCCTCCCAGGAGAGGTTGCAGGCATCAACTATGACCACTCAGAATTCACTGACATCGAGGGTTCGCCCTATCAGTACCACGAACTACTGGGCACTATTTGGCGAGAATCAATCTACACCTTCCTAGAGGACGACGAGGAGGCTATCACGCTCTCCTCGCTGATGCACGTCGACAGCGAGGGCGAGCCCTACATTTCGCAACTGGTCGCGGAGTCGGAGCTTACACTCGACGAGTGGCTCGCGGAATTCTTCGATACGGTTCTCCCACCGCTTTTGCACTTCCTCTATCGCTACGGCACGGTCTTCTCCCCCCACGGGCAGAATACGATCTTGGTCGTCGAAGACGGGATCCCCTCGCGTCTCGCGGTCAAGGACTTCGTCGACGACGTGAACGTGAGCGACCAGCCGCTTCCCGAACTTGACGCACTCGCAGACGAGATGCACGACGTGCTTCGAAAGGAGCCGCCGGAAGGACTCTGCCAGTTCATCTTCTGTGGACTGTTCGTCTGCGTTCTCCGGTACGTTGTTGATCTCCTCGAGGAACACGAGAACTATTCCGAAGAACGGTTTTGGACTCACGCACGTAAGACGATCCTCGACTACCAGTCGAAATTCCCTGAACTGGAAGAGCGATTCGAGCTCTTTGACCTGCTCCAGCCGGAGTTCACGAAGCTCAGCCTCAATCGAAACCGAATCTTCGACTATGGATACGATGACGCGCCCGGTCGACCCCATGCATCCGAGCACGGCACAGTGACGAATCCGCTCTACGAGGTCGTAGCCGATACGCCGGAGAGCGCGGCCGAGCCAAGCCCCGCTGACGACTAG
- a CDS encoding lysine N(6)-hydroxylase/L-ornithine N(5)-oxygenase family protein produces MTESEHVHDVVGIGLGPFNLGLATLLDGVEESVDAVFLEREPDFDWHEGMLLEGATLEVPFIADLVTLADPTNPHSYLNYLRETGRIYEFYFYETFQTPRREYNDYLKWVSETLDSCRFNREVTTVRWNDEHEHYVVVARHPETDEQFEYRAENLALGIGSRPQIPEPLQGHSEEDVFHTAHYRYNRERVMDAESVTVVGSGQSAAEVFQDLLERQPDGDYRLDWLTRSDGFFPMEYSKLGLQHFTPEYEQYVYDLPQAVKDDLIPEQGLLYKGIDPETSAEIYDLLYHRSIGDREPDVGLFAMTEVRDIVDMDDAYALDCHQWQTEESFVHESEVIVLGTGYKRPIPGFLEPLETVIRWDDEGRFEVTRDHRLDVDVSGDVFLQNAEFHTHGVGVPDLGLGCYRNTKFVNHLVGREAYPEDTDTVYQDFAVEQFVKDAPSASRQHGSEAIPTNDD; encoded by the coding sequence ATGACTGAATCGGAGCACGTTCACGATGTCGTCGGTATCGGACTGGGGCCGTTTAATCTCGGTCTCGCAACTCTGCTGGACGGTGTCGAAGAATCTGTCGATGCCGTCTTCCTCGAACGAGAGCCCGACTTCGACTGGCACGAGGGCATGCTGCTCGAGGGGGCAACCCTCGAGGTGCCGTTCATCGCCGATCTCGTGACGCTTGCCGACCCGACGAACCCCCACAGCTACCTCAACTATCTGCGGGAGACGGGGCGCATCTACGAGTTCTACTTCTACGAGACGTTCCAGACGCCTCGTCGTGAGTACAACGATTATCTCAAGTGGGTCAGCGAGACCCTCGACAGTTGCCGGTTCAACCGCGAGGTGACTACAGTCCGGTGGAATGACGAGCACGAACACTACGTCGTCGTGGCTCGCCATCCGGAGACGGACGAGCAGTTCGAATATCGTGCTGAGAACCTCGCGCTCGGAATCGGTTCGCGACCGCAGATTCCGGAGCCGCTCCAGGGGCACTCGGAGGAGGATGTCTTCCACACGGCACACTATCGGTACAACCGCGAACGCGTGATGGACGCCGAGTCAGTCACGGTCGTAGGATCGGGACAGAGTGCTGCCGAGGTGTTCCAGGACCTTCTGGAACGCCAGCCGGATGGTGACTACCGGTTAGACTGGCTGACCCGATCGGATGGCTTCTTCCCGATGGAGTACTCCAAGCTGGGGCTGCAACATTTTACCCCCGAGTACGAGCAGTACGTCTACGACCTCCCCCAAGCAGTCAAGGACGATCTCATCCCAGAGCAGGGTCTGCTTTATAAAGGAATCGACCCGGAAACGAGCGCCGAAATCTACGATCTTCTCTATCACCGCTCGATCGGTGACCGCGAGCCCGACGTCGGGCTCTTCGCGATGACCGAGGTACGGGATATCGTCGACATGGATGACGCGTATGCCCTCGACTGCCATCAGTGGCAGACTGAAGAGTCGTTCGTGCACGAGAGCGAGGTCATCGTCCTCGGAACCGGCTACAAGCGCCCGATTCCAGGCTTTCTCGAGCCGCTCGAAACGGTGATCAGGTGGGATGATGAGGGACGCTTCGAGGTGACCAGGGACCACCGACTCGACGTTGATGTGTCGGGGGATGTCTTTCTCCAGAACGCTGAGTTCCACACCCACGGGGTCGGGGTCCCCGACCTCGGGCTCGGCTGTTATCGGAACACGAAGTTCGTCAACCATCTCGTCGGCCGTGAAGCCTACCCCGAGGACACTGACACTGTCTACCAGGACTTTGCTGTGGAGCAGTTCGTCAAAGATGCACCGTCTGCCTCCCGTCAGCACGGGAGCGAAGCGATCCCAACCAACGACGACTAA
- a CDS encoding GNAT family N-acetyltransferase has product MTGPDATIATDYDYQTYDPSIKRTVSLRQATLDRDLGRLHAWLGSAHVKPYWQLDLPLPAFSDRLAAKLADDHLTPYIGCLDHVPMSYWECYWAAEDDVANHYDADPTDQGVHLLIGPDEYLGRGYALPLLRAVVAMQFRHPGTERVIAEPDARNDRVIHVFEQCGFESQAEFHFDEAEKDAVLMVCDRNRFETEILTDATAAPQQKADDGSEVSADD; this is encoded by the coding sequence ATGACCGGACCAGACGCAACTATCGCGACGGACTACGACTACCAGACGTACGACCCAAGCATCAAACGGACCGTATCACTTCGGCAGGCGACGCTCGACCGTGACCTCGGTCGGCTCCACGCTTGGCTCGGGAGCGCTCACGTGAAACCATACTGGCAGCTCGACCTACCGCTCCCGGCGTTTAGCGACCGACTCGCGGCGAAGCTCGCAGACGACCACCTGACGCCCTATATTGGGTGTTTGGACCACGTTCCGATGAGCTACTGGGAGTGCTACTGGGCCGCCGAGGATGACGTCGCGAACCACTATGACGCTGACCCGACCGACCAGGGCGTCCACTTACTTATCGGCCCTGACGAGTATCTCGGCCGTGGCTATGCTCTCCCGCTGTTGCGGGCCGTGGTCGCGATGCAGTTTCGCCATCCCGGGACGGAACGGGTTATCGCGGAACCCGATGCTCGCAACGACCGCGTTATCCACGTCTTCGAACAGTGTGGGTTCGAATCGCAAGCAGAGTTCCACTTCGACGAGGCCGAGAAGGATGCTGTACTGATGGTTTGCGATCGAAACCGGTTCGAAACTGAGATACTCACCGATGCGACGGCTGCACCACAGCAGAAAGCGGACGACGGCAGCGAGGTGAGCGCCGATGACTGA
- a CDS encoding IucA/IucC family protein, whose protein sequence is MTLEFDGRVDQEVDPAERADDATVHAFLNCYLRETGDYTVHDESVADVTPGPDGLLRTRLPEQGIDILAPLKYRSPTERHLFDLPVRYRLPDGTVYPVDAATLASLVVKDLSCTREGGSVPDELLERVLRSKRNVETFVRARTGDEAHLYDEQLSFCDAEQALVFGHHRHPTPKSRQGIASRNQETYAPELRGAFPLHYFRADPDLVAEQSALDRSATTWVKDALRKDDTVPETFVDDHVDSDDVLLPVHPWQADYLCDQPHVRRHLGSGIEYLGAVGQEFYPTTSVRTLYSPDTPFMVKSSLCVKITNSVRTNKRPELDRGVAVTELLDTAFGDELTEAFPNFDIVRDPAFLALDIGDERESGLETVLRANPFRGELAERSTPLVALCQDAITGQSRLGRLITTIAEREDSDPAAVSEEWCRQYLEIAIRPILWLYLVQGVGVEAHQQNSVLTLNEDGYPCEFRYRDNQGFYFPESQYPDVDAYLPGVGERADTVCEDAIADERLRYYVILNNAIDVINAFGSAGLVAEQRLLALLRSELERAREHYDRPSSDFLTPLLESPTIPCKANLLTRFRGLDELENDLENQSVYTDVNNPLVTELDL, encoded by the coding sequence ATGACACTGGAGTTTGATGGGCGTGTGGACCAGGAAGTCGATCCCGCTGAACGGGCCGACGACGCCACGGTGCACGCATTCCTTAACTGCTACCTTCGTGAGACCGGCGACTACACCGTCCACGACGAGAGCGTGGCAGACGTTACACCCGGTCCGGACGGACTGCTTCGGACCCGGCTGCCCGAACAGGGAATCGACATACTGGCTCCCCTCAAGTACCGGTCACCAACGGAGCGCCATCTGTTCGACCTGCCCGTTCGGTATCGTCTCCCCGACGGCACAGTCTACCCGGTCGACGCCGCGACGCTTGCCTCGCTCGTCGTGAAAGACCTCTCATGCACACGAGAGGGCGGATCCGTTCCGGACGAACTGCTCGAGCGGGTCCTTCGCAGCAAGCGAAACGTCGAAACCTTCGTCCGTGCACGGACGGGCGACGAAGCACACCTCTACGACGAGCAGCTGTCGTTCTGCGACGCGGAGCAGGCGCTCGTCTTTGGACATCATCGTCATCCGACACCCAAGAGCCGACAGGGTATCGCTTCCCGGAACCAAGAAACGTATGCGCCGGAACTCCGCGGGGCGTTCCCGCTCCACTATTTCCGCGCGGATCCCGACCTCGTCGCGGAGCAGTCGGCCCTCGATCGGAGCGCCACGACTTGGGTGAAAGACGCTCTGCGCAAGGACGACACCGTGCCCGAGACGTTCGTCGACGATCACGTCGACAGTGACGACGTTCTGTTGCCGGTCCATCCGTGGCAGGCGGACTATCTCTGTGACCAGCCACACGTCCGACGCCATCTCGGAAGCGGGATCGAATACCTCGGAGCAGTCGGGCAGGAGTTCTATCCGACTACCTCGGTCCGGACGCTCTACAGCCCGGATACCCCGTTCATGGTGAAATCATCGTTATGCGTGAAGATAACGAACTCTGTGCGGACGAACAAGCGCCCGGAACTCGACCGTGGTGTAGCTGTCACAGAACTCCTTGATACCGCGTTCGGCGACGAACTTACCGAGGCGTTCCCGAACTTCGACATCGTCCGCGATCCTGCCTTCCTCGCGCTCGATATCGGGGACGAACGCGAGTCCGGACTCGAGACGGTCCTCCGGGCCAATCCCTTCCGCGGTGAACTGGCCGAGCGTTCGACCCCACTGGTCGCGCTCTGTCAGGATGCCATCACGGGCCAGTCGCGTCTCGGTCGTCTCATCACGACCATCGCTGAGCGCGAGGACAGCGATCCCGCGGCGGTCAGCGAAGAATGGTGCCGCCAGTACCTGGAAATCGCGATTCGCCCAATTCTGTGGCTCTATCTTGTTCAGGGTGTCGGCGTAGAAGCCCACCAGCAGAACTCGGTACTTACGCTCAATGAAGACGGCTATCCGTGTGAATTCCGCTATCGCGACAATCAGGGGTTCTATTTCCCCGAATCGCAGTACCCCGACGTCGACGCCTATCTTCCAGGCGTTGGCGAGCGGGCCGACACCGTCTGTGAAGACGCCATCGCCGACGAGCGACTCCGCTACTATGTCATTCTGAACAACGCGATCGATGTCATCAACGCCTTTGGAAGTGCCGGACTCGTCGCCGAGCAACGCCTGCTTGCGCTCCTCCGATCGGAACTCGAGCGGGCCCGCGAGCACTACGATCGTCCCTCGTCGGACTTCCTGACGCCGCTGCTGGAATCGCCAACTATCCCGTGTAAGGCCAATCTTCTGACACGGTTTCGCGGACTGGACGAACTGGAGAATGACCTCGAGAACCAGTCCGTCTACACGGACGTGAACAATCCCCTCGTCACTGAACTCGACCTATGA